One region of Cobetia sp. cqz5-12 genomic DNA includes:
- a CDS encoding ABC transporter permease, whose translation MSAAFKRRLTSPVMWLLPFALIFGAFQIAPLVWVMVSAFKTPTGWGLANFHEIASSAFFRQAIWRSLEISFMSSVLGLAIAAVTCHSMHRCGPRLTRMMIAFTNMTSNFAGVPLAFAFIILMGANGMLTLMLEHFGLLEDFNLYSRTGLIVIYTWFQIPLGILLLYPAFSTLKTEWREAASLLGANRLAYWQHIGLPVLWPSLAGTLTVLFANAMGAYATVYALVNTSYNLMTIRIANLVSGDLFLQPELASALALVLVVILVIVTLIQQWLMRRSYHVTSR comes from the coding sequence TTCCAGATCGCGCCGCTGGTGTGGGTGATGGTCAGCGCCTTCAAGACCCCAACGGGCTGGGGACTGGCCAATTTCCACGAGATCGCCTCCTCGGCCTTCTTCCGACAGGCCATCTGGCGCAGCCTCGAGATCTCCTTCATGTCGAGCGTGCTGGGGCTGGCGATCGCCGCCGTGACCTGTCACAGCATGCACCGCTGTGGTCCGCGCCTGACGCGCATGATGATCGCCTTCACCAACATGACCAGCAACTTCGCCGGTGTCCCGCTGGCCTTCGCCTTCATCATCCTGATGGGTGCCAACGGCATGCTGACCCTGATGCTGGAGCACTTCGGTCTGCTCGAGGACTTCAATCTCTACTCGCGCACCGGCCTGATCGTCATCTACACCTGGTTCCAGATTCCGTTGGGCATCCTGTTGCTGTATCCCGCTTTCAGCACCCTGAAGACGGAGTGGCGTGAAGCCGCCAGCCTGCTGGGCGCCAATCGCCTCGCCTACTGGCAGCACATCGGCCTGCCGGTGCTGTGGCCGTCACTGGCGGGCACGCTCACCGTACTCTTCGCCAATGCCATGGGGGCCTACGCCACCGTCTATGCGCTGGTGAACACCAGCTACAACCTGATGACCATCCGCATCGCCAATCTGGTCTCCGGGGACCTGTTCCTGCAGCCGGAACTGGCCAGCGCGCTGGCTCTGGTGCTGGTCGTCATTCTCGTAATCGTCACGCTGATTCAGCAATGGCTGATGCGCAGGAGCTACCATGTCACTTCCCGCTGA
- a CDS encoding ABC transporter permease gives MSLPAELPYRHGKPLLPSLMARLRRVNIYTFIVTSVFALLALPLIATLFYALATRWGASLTPDALTVKWFLELWTTPRFLAAFGRSLLVAVGALALSLLLIVPVVFLAHTRYPRLDSVMNGLILLPFAVPPIVSSVGLLQLYAGGPLAIVGTPWILIPTYFTIVLPFMYRALANSLRALDVASLMEAAQLLGASPLKAFFLVVLPNIRVGIQIAVFLAFSFLAGEFVFANMLVGTRFETLQVYLNNIRGASGHFTSALVITLFVFTLILTWLGNRQPAEQEMPADDPDEALTTTMTDGLPVPLPSAEPEPRHTIHQSSDSAPRGDR, from the coding sequence ATGTCACTTCCCGCTGAACTACCCTATCGCCACGGCAAGCCCCTGCTGCCCAGCCTGATGGCGCGCCTGCGCCGCGTGAACATCTACACCTTCATCGTCACCAGTGTCTTCGCGCTGCTGGCACTGCCGCTGATCGCGACGCTGTTCTACGCCCTGGCGACACGCTGGGGCGCCAGCCTGACCCCCGACGCCCTGACCGTGAAATGGTTTCTGGAACTCTGGACCACGCCGCGTTTTCTGGCAGCATTCGGACGCTCGCTGCTGGTCGCCGTCGGCGCACTGGCACTGTCGCTGCTGCTGATCGTGCCGGTGGTGTTTCTCGCCCACACACGCTATCCGCGCCTGGATAGCGTGATGAATGGACTGATCCTGCTGCCCTTCGCCGTGCCGCCCATCGTGTCATCCGTTGGCCTGCTGCAGCTCTACGCAGGCGGCCCGCTGGCCATCGTCGGCACGCCGTGGATCCTGATCCCCACCTATTTCACCATCGTGCTGCCCTTCATGTACCGCGCCCTGGCCAACAGCCTGCGCGCACTGGATGTAGCGTCCCTGATGGAGGCCGCTCAACTGCTGGGGGCAAGCCCGCTCAAGGCGTTCTTTCTGGTCGTGCTGCCCAATATCCGCGTCGGCATACAGATTGCCGTCTTCCTGGCCTTCTCGTTCCTGGCCGGCGAATTCGTGTTCGCCAACATGCTGGTAGGCACACGCTTCGAGACCCTGCAGGTCTATCTGAACAATATCCGCGGCGCCAGCGGCCACTTCACCAGCGCCCTGGTCATCACCCTGTTCGTGTTCACCCTGATCCTGACCTGGCTCGGCAACCGTCAGCCCGCCGAGCAGGAGATGCCCGCGGATGACCCCGACGAGGCACTGACCACCACCATGACCGACGGCTTGCCCGTCCCGCTTCCGAGCGCCGAACCCGAGCCGCGCCACACCATTCACCAGTCGTCAGACTCCGCACCCCGAGGGGACCGCTGA
- a CDS encoding ABC transporter ATP-binding protein, which translates to MLAIDTATTFDSQSAGGLLTSALRERAADQHYLKLNGLAKSFGKTQVFAEIEAEIARGEFITLLGPSGCGKSTLLRAIAGLNDVDAGQIIVDGHDITQLPPQRRGIGMVFQHYALFPNMRVADNVAFGLRMKKVRPEERERRVSEVLRLVELTDQAQRFPHQLSGGQRQRVALARALVVEPQILLLDEPLSALDARIRRHLRDQIRDIQKSLGLTTLFVTHDQEEALLLSDRIFLMHQGRILQQGNAESLYTRPVDATAAGFMGHYNLIGRELARPLLGYESDSPRVALRPEALYLQPDTSSQGQQDECANFPVHPLPDNAGPGCPGVIRRHQLLGNIVRYEVDCQGLRLNVDVLNRSARQLLPCHLRVMLHADLDEVQALGGNETVATSRVSHG; encoded by the coding sequence ATGCTTGCCATCGACACCGCCACCACATTCGATAGCCAGAGCGCCGGTGGCCTTCTGACCAGCGCCCTGCGCGAACGCGCCGCCGACCAGCACTACCTCAAGCTCAATGGCCTGGCCAAGAGCTTCGGCAAGACCCAGGTGTTCGCCGAGATAGAGGCCGAGATCGCGCGTGGAGAATTCATCACCCTGCTCGGCCCCTCCGGCTGCGGCAAGTCGACCCTGCTGCGCGCCATCGCCGGCCTCAATGATGTCGATGCCGGCCAGATCATCGTCGATGGTCACGACATCACGCAGCTGCCGCCGCAGCGACGTGGCATCGGCATGGTCTTCCAGCACTATGCGCTGTTCCCCAACATGCGCGTGGCGGACAATGTGGCCTTCGGGCTGCGCATGAAGAAGGTGCGCCCGGAAGAGCGCGAACGGCGTGTCAGCGAGGTGCTCAGATTGGTGGAGCTGACCGATCAGGCGCAGCGCTTCCCGCACCAATTGTCGGGTGGCCAGCGTCAGCGTGTGGCACTGGCGCGTGCGCTGGTAGTCGAGCCGCAGATCCTGCTGCTGGATGAGCCGCTGTCGGCACTCGATGCGCGTATCCGACGCCATCTGCGCGATCAGATCCGGGACATCCAGAAGAGCCTCGGCCTCACCACCCTGTTCGTGACCCACGATCAGGAAGAGGCGCTGCTGCTGTCGGACCGCATCTTCCTGATGCATCAGGGGCGCATCCTGCAACAGGGCAATGCCGAGTCGCTGTATACCCGCCCGGTGGATGCCACCGCGGCAGGCTTCATGGGGCATTACAATCTGATCGGTCGCGAGCTGGCGCGTCCGCTGCTTGGCTACGAAAGCGACAGCCCGCGCGTGGCACTGCGTCCGGAAGCGCTGTATCTGCAACCGGACACCAGCTCCCAGGGGCAGCAGGATGAATGCGCCAACTTCCCGGTCCACCCCTTGCCGGACAATGCCGGCCCCGGCTGCCCGGGCGTGATTCGCCGCCACCAGCTGCTCGGCAATATCGTGCGTTACGAGGTGGACTGTCAGGGACTTCGCCTGAATGTCGATGTCCTCAATCGCAGTGCTCGGCAGCTACTGCCGTGCCATCTGCGCGTGATGCTGCATGCCGATCTGGATGAGGTTCAGGCGCTGGGCGGGAACGAGACCGTCGCCACGTCGCGGGTGTCCCATGGATAA
- a CDS encoding HAD family hydrolase, which translates to MDNITGLAIFDLDDTLLEGDATGLWTDWLIAQGWIANGEEYRAIWAQQMLDYAAGQLDMETHLTHLLAPLAGRAVSEVDAEVARFLDAELMPRLYREGLERIHWHRAQHHQVVIISASTAHLVAPLAERLALDTALATALETEQGCYNGRARGIRTFREGKLAALKAWQQQHASHSTGVPSWGYSDSRNDLALLEFVDHPFAVHPDPTLASLAQQRAWQTLRWQ; encoded by the coding sequence ATGGATAACATCACGGGGCTTGCCATCTTCGATCTCGATGACACCTTGCTCGAAGGCGATGCCACGGGACTCTGGACCGACTGGTTGATCGCGCAGGGCTGGATCGCCAATGGCGAGGAATATCGCGCAATCTGGGCACAACAGATGCTGGACTACGCGGCCGGTCAGCTGGACATGGAGACGCACCTGACCCACCTGCTGGCCCCGCTGGCAGGGCGCGCCGTCAGTGAGGTCGATGCCGAGGTGGCACGCTTTCTCGATGCCGAACTGATGCCGCGCCTGTATCGTGAGGGCCTGGAGCGAATTCACTGGCACCGCGCGCAGCACCATCAGGTCGTGATCATCTCGGCCTCGACGGCGCATCTGGTCGCACCACTCGCCGAGCGCCTGGCGCTGGACACGGCCCTGGCCACGGCCCTCGAGACCGAGCAAGGCTGCTACAACGGGCGAGCCCGTGGCATTCGCACCTTCCGTGAGGGCAAGCTCGCGGCACTCAAGGCATGGCAGCAGCAACACGCAAGCCACAGCACCGGAGTGCCCAGCTGGGGCTATTCGGATTCACGCAATGATCTGGCCTTGCTGGAATTCGTCGATCACCCCTTCGCCGTCCACCCGGATCCGACCCTCGCCAGCCTGGCGCAACAGCGCGCCTGGCAGACACTACGCTGGCAATGA